A genomic region of Kribbella sp. NBC_00382 contains the following coding sequences:
- a CDS encoding NAD(P)H-binding protein — translation MAMRIFLAGASGRIGQRLIPLLVEDGHVVGGMTRSAGKTELLEQLGAEAILCDVFDREALIQAVTDFKPDLILNELTDLPDDLARIGEHVELNARIRTEGNQNLIDAARQVGSPKLLVQSVAWQLPDGPDATAVASLEKSVLAEGGVVLSYGQFYGPGSYNEQQIPADPRVQIDRAASLTVAALGAPSGVVVITD, via the coding sequence ATGGCGATGAGGATCTTCCTGGCGGGCGCATCCGGCCGGATCGGGCAGCGGCTGATCCCGCTGCTGGTCGAGGACGGGCACGTGGTCGGCGGTATGACCCGGTCGGCGGGCAAGACGGAACTGCTCGAACAGCTCGGGGCCGAGGCGATCCTGTGTGACGTCTTCGACCGCGAGGCACTGATCCAGGCGGTGACGGACTTCAAGCCCGACCTGATCCTGAACGAGCTGACCGACCTGCCGGACGACCTGGCGCGGATCGGCGAGCACGTCGAACTGAACGCCCGGATCCGAACCGAGGGTAACCAGAACCTGATCGACGCGGCACGGCAGGTCGGCTCGCCGAAGCTGCTGGTGCAGAGCGTCGCGTGGCAGCTGCCGGACGGACCTGACGCGACGGCGGTCGCCTCGCTCGAGAAGTCGGTGCTCGCCGAGGGCGGCGTCGTCCTGAGCTACGGGCAGTTCTACGGCCCGGGCAGCTACAACGAGCAGCAGATCCCCGCGGATCCGCGGGTGCAGATCGACCGCGCCGCTTCGCTCACTGTCGCCGCGCTGGGCGCGCCGTCGGGCGTCGTCGTCATCACCGACTAG
- a CDS encoding nuclear transport factor 2 family protein — protein sequence MTDLQAIADRLELQALQADFTDAAMNRDWDGFAAVFASDGAWRMPHAKIEFTSRDAIRAGVEQLRKHWEFFVQTIHPGALTITGDTATGRTYIEEFGRLQDGTSHRNYARYHDTYRRTPNGWKFTDRTYEILYYESTPITGTVPNTTTFFDLPESARNE from the coding sequence ATGACCGACCTTCAGGCTATCGCCGACCGGCTCGAGCTCCAGGCGTTGCAGGCCGACTTCACCGACGCCGCGATGAACCGCGACTGGGACGGCTTCGCGGCAGTCTTCGCATCGGACGGCGCCTGGCGGATGCCGCACGCCAAGATCGAGTTCACCAGCCGGGACGCCATCCGCGCCGGCGTCGAGCAACTCCGCAAGCACTGGGAATTCTTCGTCCAGACCATCCACCCCGGCGCCCTCACCATCACCGGCGACACCGCCACCGGCCGCACCTACATCGAAGAGTTCGGCCGCCTCCAGGACGGCACCTCCCACCGCAACTACGCCCGGTACCACGACACCTACCGCCGCACCCCCAACGGCTGGAAATTCACCGACCGCACCTACGAAATCCTCTACTACGAATCCACCCCGATCACCGGCACAGTCCCCAACACCACAACCTTCTTCGACCTCCCCGAGAGCGCCAGGAACGAGTAA
- a CDS encoding Gfo/Idh/MocA family protein: protein MATPLKVAVLGFWHVHAKDYARQAQEHPGTELVAVWDDDLELGQAGADQFGVPLTDDLDALLARDDLDGVIITTSTDVHRDVMVKAANASKHIFTEKVLAPTVAEATEIIEAADANNVKLVVSLPRLAHGYTLAISEVIASGVLGRLTYGRVRLSHDGAIPRDGNEGWLPQRFFDPKAAIGGALTDLGCHPVYLLQLFLGADPETVSATYRSVAGRGLEDNAVVTVGYADQKVGVIEAGFASPNPFTIEVFGTDGSLSYTDEGNVLRVAGNQLPVPDHNPDPFAQWVDHITTGTRADDNLARAVELTRLVVAANEAAAKGVSIAYDGKVINR, encoded by the coding sequence GTGGCTACGCCGCTCAAGGTTGCTGTTCTGGGGTTCTGGCACGTTCATGCGAAGGATTACGCCCGGCAGGCACAGGAACATCCTGGTACGGAGCTGGTCGCCGTCTGGGATGACGATCTCGAACTCGGGCAGGCGGGTGCGGATCAGTTCGGGGTGCCGTTGACCGACGATCTCGATGCCTTGCTGGCCCGCGATGACCTCGACGGGGTCATCATCACCACCTCGACCGACGTCCATCGCGACGTCATGGTCAAGGCGGCCAATGCCAGCAAACACATCTTCACCGAGAAGGTGCTCGCGCCGACCGTCGCGGAGGCTACCGAGATCATCGAGGCGGCCGATGCCAACAACGTGAAGCTCGTCGTCTCGTTGCCGCGGCTCGCGCACGGGTACACGCTGGCGATCAGCGAGGTGATCGCCAGCGGCGTCCTCGGTCGACTCACGTACGGCCGCGTCCGGCTGTCCCACGACGGCGCCATCCCGCGTGACGGCAACGAAGGCTGGTTGCCGCAGCGGTTCTTCGATCCGAAGGCCGCCATCGGGGGAGCGCTGACCGACCTCGGCTGCCACCCGGTCTACCTGCTGCAGCTGTTCCTCGGGGCCGACCCCGAGACCGTCAGCGCGACGTACCGGTCAGTGGCCGGGCGCGGGCTCGAGGACAACGCCGTCGTCACCGTCGGCTATGCCGATCAGAAGGTCGGCGTGATCGAGGCGGGGTTCGCCAGCCCGAACCCGTTCACGATCGAGGTCTTCGGTACCGACGGCAGCCTCAGCTACACCGACGAAGGCAACGTACTCCGGGTAGCGGGCAACCAATTGCCCGTACCCGACCACAACCCGGACCCGTTCGCCCAATGGGTCGACCACATCACCACCGGCACCCGAGCCGACGACAACCTCGCCCGCGCCGTCGAGCTGACCCGGCTGGTCGTCGCCGCCAACGAGGCCGCGGCCAAAGGCGTTTCTATCGCGTACGACGGGAAGGTGATCAACCGATGA
- a CDS encoding glutamate-cysteine ligase family protein has product MDTKELRPLVADLFARGRRRTTRVAVEQEFLVADAVTGAAVPIDRVRKAAGTAHATPYVTFEPGGQLELSLPCTPDPAANLCAFTDDLRQHLGKAGIQLDASPCDPRPEHEVPLQLTTPRYVAMHRHFDTIGPAGRRMMRRTASTQVCLDWWPGAAGIEQWRVLNLAGPFLAARFARSSGLDSRLTTWLRTDPDRTGFDDRLLRGDPVTAYAEFAAAAEVFVTGGPADHLTTLFPPVRPRGTYLEVRFLDAQEPATVGPVITALANLMYDDELRRRTLRQLESEQPHLADHWHAAAMGRGRLLLPELEPAA; this is encoded by the coding sequence ATGGACACCAAGGAGCTGCGCCCACTCGTGGCGGACCTGTTCGCCCGGGGCCGCCGGCGGACCACGCGCGTCGCTGTCGAACAGGAGTTTCTGGTCGCCGACGCAGTCACCGGCGCCGCCGTACCGATCGACCGAGTACGCAAAGCAGCCGGTACTGCGCACGCCACCCCCTACGTCACCTTCGAACCCGGCGGCCAACTCGAACTGAGCCTGCCCTGCACCCCCGACCCGGCCGCCAACCTCTGCGCCTTCACCGACGACCTCCGGCAACACCTCGGCAAGGCCGGAATCCAACTCGACGCCAGCCCCTGCGACCCACGCCCCGAACACGAGGTCCCGCTGCAACTGACGACCCCTCGGTACGTCGCGATGCATCGCCACTTCGACACGATCGGCCCGGCCGGCCGCCGCATGATGCGCCGAACCGCCTCCACCCAGGTATGCCTGGACTGGTGGCCCGGCGCGGCCGGCATCGAGCAATGGCGAGTCCTCAACCTCGCAGGGCCCTTTCTGGCCGCGAGATTCGCCAGGAGCTCCGGCTTGGACAGCAGGCTCACCACCTGGCTGCGCACCGATCCCGATCGGACCGGCTTCGACGACCGGCTGCTGCGAGGCGATCCAGTGACGGCGTACGCCGAATTCGCAGCAGCAGCCGAGGTCTTCGTCACCGGCGGCCCGGCCGACCACCTCACCACGCTGTTCCCACCAGTCCGCCCGCGCGGGACGTATCTGGAGGTCCGTTTCCTCGACGCCCAGGAACCCGCGACGGTCGGCCCAGTGATCACGGCTCTCGCGAACCTCATGTACGACGACGAGCTCCGCCGCCGAACGTTGCGCCAACTCGAATCCGAGCAACCTCACCTGGCCGACCATTGGCACGCCGCCGCGATGGGCCGAGGCCGCCTGCTACTACCTGAATTGGAGCCGGCCGCATGA
- a CDS encoding quinone oxidoreductase family protein: MRAAVVTSFGTPPSCQDFPVPVPGAPSQELVEVVAAGLHPRVRSQAAGSHYTSSDELPLVPGIDGVGRFADGTLRYFVLPDTTMGAMAERTLVDVRRSVVLPEGTDPVVIAAAMNPAMSSWVALRRRISFEAGQSVLVLGATGNAGRLAVEVAKHLGAGRVIAAGRRADRLAALSSADVTVSLGDERLGEVAAEVDVVIDYLWGEPTAEAMRAVVTGRSDRDRPLSWIEVGSVAGPTAAIPSAALRAARLQIVGSGQGSVPTRDILAELPALAEVITAGGLQIDARAVPLAEVEAAWKETDASQRLVITP, translated from the coding sequence ATGCGCGCTGCTGTCGTTACTTCGTTCGGTACTCCGCCGTCCTGTCAGGACTTTCCCGTTCCGGTGCCTGGGGCGCCGTCGCAGGAGCTGGTTGAGGTGGTCGCGGCCGGGCTGCATCCGCGAGTGCGGTCGCAGGCGGCGGGGTCGCACTACACGAGCTCGGACGAGTTGCCGCTGGTGCCGGGGATCGATGGGGTTGGGCGCTTCGCCGACGGGACATTGCGGTACTTCGTACTGCCCGACACGACGATGGGCGCGATGGCCGAGCGGACGCTGGTCGACGTACGGCGCAGTGTCGTGCTGCCCGAGGGGACGGATCCGGTGGTGATCGCGGCGGCGATGAATCCGGCGATGTCTTCGTGGGTGGCGTTGCGGCGGCGGATCAGCTTCGAGGCGGGGCAGAGTGTTCTGGTGCTTGGTGCGACGGGCAATGCGGGGCGGCTGGCTGTTGAGGTCGCCAAGCATCTTGGTGCGGGGCGGGTGATCGCGGCTGGGCGTCGCGCCGATCGGCTTGCTGCGTTGTCGAGTGCTGATGTGACGGTTTCTTTGGGTGATGAGCGGCTTGGTGAGGTGGCGGCGGAGGTTGATGTCGTCATCGACTACCTGTGGGGAGAGCCCACTGCCGAGGCGATGCGCGCCGTCGTGACGGGCCGGAGTGATCGCGATCGGCCGTTGAGCTGGATCGAGGTGGGGTCGGTCGCGGGGCCGACTGCGGCTATTCCGTCGGCCGCTTTGCGCGCTGCTCGGCTGCAGATCGTGGGGAGTGGGCAAGGGTCTGTGCCGACGCGCGACATTCTGGCGGAGTTGCCTGCGCTCGCTGAGGTGATCACGGCCGGGGGTCTGCAGATCGACGCTCGGGCGGTGCCGCTTGCTGAGGTCGAGGCGGCGTGGAAGGAGACGGACGCTTCGCAGCGTCTTGTCATCACGCCCTAA
- a CDS encoding ABC transporter substrate-binding protein, protein MGSDGWSFEDDRGDRVVAAERPTRVLAYAQAAQTLVGLGVSVVGYFGSQHHADSGAQPALAGLDVPCVGSGDAVDDELIATLQPDLLVGVSYGGEVYGLSEGVAAKLGELAPIALIRIAGEPGLGTIIGRFRQLAQALTGSDVADDEAVLTEALGRLSAAVGGRPGVRVTALSGGTPTDAYVANPAYWPALRMLADAGLPFTPTPAKGGWEVVKWTELAASHPADILLYDQRPNSLGDDQLADIPAWAEVPAVRGGQVLPWNPEPPLTFAATAASVDALTTAITANS, encoded by the coding sequence ATGGGGTCCGATGGCTGGTCGTTCGAGGATGATCGTGGAGATCGGGTCGTGGCAGCCGAGCGGCCGACGCGGGTGTTGGCCTATGCGCAGGCGGCCCAGACGCTGGTCGGGCTCGGGGTTTCTGTTGTCGGGTACTTCGGGTCGCAGCATCACGCCGATTCGGGTGCGCAGCCTGCGTTGGCGGGGCTGGATGTGCCTTGCGTCGGGTCTGGCGATGCTGTCGACGACGAGCTGATCGCGACGCTGCAGCCTGATCTGCTGGTCGGGGTGAGTTATGGGGGTGAGGTTTATGGGCTGTCGGAAGGCGTCGCGGCCAAGCTTGGTGAGCTCGCGCCGATTGCGCTGATCCGGATCGCCGGTGAGCCGGGGCTCGGGACGATCATCGGACGGTTTCGTCAGCTGGCGCAGGCGTTGACGGGCTCGGATGTTGCGGACGATGAGGCGGTACTGACCGAGGCGCTTGGTCGGTTGAGCGCTGCCGTTGGCGGGCGGCCCGGCGTACGGGTGACTGCTCTTTCTGGTGGTACTCCGACGGACGCGTACGTGGCCAACCCGGCGTACTGGCCGGCGCTACGGATGTTGGCTGATGCGGGGCTGCCGTTCACGCCGACTCCGGCGAAGGGCGGGTGGGAGGTGGTGAAGTGGACCGAACTTGCCGCTAGTCATCCGGCCGACATCTTGTTGTACGACCAGCGGCCTAACTCGCTCGGCGATGATCAGCTGGCTGACATCCCGGCGTGGGCGGAGGTGCCGGCTGTCCGCGGTGGTCAGGTCTTGCCGTGGAATCCGGAGCCGCCGTTGACCTTCGCTGCGACGGCCGCGTCCGTCGACGCGCTGACCACGGCGATCACCGCCAACAGCTAG
- a CDS encoding MAPEG family protein: protein MTTTTIVCIALMGVLLFLLGANVTRWRVTRGKNGGPQASTDPADRLLIAVRAHGNAAEYIPTMIVLLLVCSALSDSWWVDALSIAALVVRTVHAVGMLTAKTLAAHGPLRDIGALGTYLVGITLGVSAIAFI, encoded by the coding sequence ATGACCACTACCACGATCGTCTGCATCGCCCTGATGGGTGTACTGCTGTTCCTGCTCGGCGCGAACGTCACCCGGTGGCGGGTGACCCGCGGCAAGAACGGCGGACCCCAGGCCTCGACCGACCCCGCCGACCGGCTGCTCATCGCGGTCCGGGCGCACGGCAACGCCGCGGAGTACATCCCGACGATGATCGTGCTGCTGCTGGTCTGCTCGGCCCTGTCCGACAGCTGGTGGGTCGACGCGTTGTCGATCGCGGCGCTCGTGGTACGGACCGTGCACGCCGTCGGCATGCTGACGGCGAAAACCCTCGCCGCGCACGGTCCGCTCCGCGATATCGGTGCCCTCGGCACCTATCTGGTGGGGATCACCCTCGGGGTGAGCGCCATCGCCTTCATCTGA
- a CDS encoding MarR family winged helix-turn-helix transcriptional regulator yields MSRAELPRPDRKPLIALVERANRALQADMVRIAHLRGHPEVKPAHNSVFGTLSREGSRASDMAERVGITRQSMGEVVREMVGLDILEMRPDPEDRRAKLVTYSEHGLEVAADGYGHLVELEQRFTAEFGEAEYEIARDVLSRIVDLLDDWAAEEAGQEAVGE; encoded by the coding sequence ATGTCAAGGGCTGAGTTGCCGCGGCCGGATCGCAAGCCGCTGATCGCGCTGGTCGAGCGGGCGAATCGGGCCCTGCAGGCCGACATGGTGCGGATCGCTCATCTGCGCGGCCATCCGGAGGTCAAGCCGGCCCACAACTCCGTCTTCGGGACACTGTCCAGGGAGGGGTCTCGGGCCAGCGACATGGCCGAGCGGGTCGGAATCACCCGGCAATCGATGGGGGAGGTGGTCCGCGAGATGGTCGGCCTGGACATTCTCGAGATGCGCCCGGACCCCGAGGATCGGCGGGCCAAGCTGGTGACGTACTCCGAGCACGGGCTGGAGGTCGCGGCCGACGGCTATGGCCATCTGGTCGAACTCGAGCAGCGATTCACTGCCGAGTTCGGCGAAGCGGAGTACGAGATCGCCCGTGATGTCCTCAGCCGGATCGTGGACCTGCTGGACGACTGGGCCGCCGAGGAGGCCGGGCAGGAAGCCGTCGGCGAGTAG
- a CDS encoding MFS transporter, producing the protein MSTPETSRRRTLPAGLALAGAAITFTSMYLAAGALTPLLVVYKERFDFAPSMLTLAFAVYAIGFLAAVLTVGSLSDYLGRRPVLIGALVVQIASNLLFLFAADVGWVIGGRIVQGVASGAATSAFTAMLVEVAPANRKRLGTILGSVGLTGGLGGGSLLAGFAIQFTSSANTIIFVVLTVATVLGIVVVAFSPESVLRASGAARSLIPRISFPAATRREFAAAAPVVAAVWMLAGLSGGLAPSMVRSVFHSDSSLLGGFAGFVAPAVSAVIGLAFAGVAPRRAMTIGIYASIIGAAGIITGVLVGSLAVMIVGQAIAGVGFGASFTASLRLIFPLAAENQRAGVVAGIYLVSYLALGVPIVIEGQLVGPLGEVPAVFWYTVFAILLALISLVAQLRLKSQGSPGTLSGRNPLDPAKVAAEASPAASASGR; encoded by the coding sequence GTGTCAACACCAGAGACATCGCGGCGCCGCACGCTGCCTGCCGGACTCGCGCTGGCGGGTGCGGCGATCACCTTCACCAGCATGTACCTGGCGGCGGGCGCGCTGACACCGTTGCTCGTCGTCTACAAGGAGCGGTTCGATTTCGCTCCCTCGATGCTCACCTTGGCCTTCGCCGTCTATGCGATCGGCTTTCTCGCGGCCGTACTGACCGTAGGGTCGCTCTCCGACTATCTCGGTCGGCGGCCGGTACTGATCGGTGCGCTGGTCGTCCAGATCGCGTCGAACCTGCTCTTCCTGTTCGCCGCCGACGTCGGGTGGGTGATCGGCGGGCGGATCGTGCAGGGGGTGGCGAGTGGAGCCGCGACGAGCGCTTTCACGGCGATGCTCGTCGAGGTCGCGCCGGCGAATCGCAAGCGGCTCGGCACGATCCTCGGGAGCGTCGGGTTGACCGGCGGTCTCGGTGGCGGGTCGCTGCTTGCGGGGTTTGCCATCCAGTTCACGTCGTCGGCCAACACGATCATCTTCGTCGTACTGACGGTCGCGACTGTGCTGGGGATCGTCGTCGTCGCGTTCTCGCCGGAGAGCGTGCTGCGTGCGTCGGGGGCGGCGCGGTCGTTGATTCCGCGGATCTCGTTCCCTGCCGCGACTCGGCGGGAGTTTGCGGCTGCGGCCCCGGTGGTTGCTGCGGTCTGGATGCTTGCTGGGCTGTCGGGTGGGTTGGCGCCGAGCATGGTTCGGAGCGTCTTTCACTCGGACAGCAGCTTGTTGGGTGGGTTCGCTGGGTTCGTCGCGCCGGCGGTCTCGGCTGTGATCGGGTTGGCGTTTGCTGGGGTTGCGCCGCGACGGGCGATGACGATCGGGATCTACGCGTCGATCATCGGGGCTGCGGGCATCATCACCGGCGTACTGGTTGGCAGTCTGGCGGTCATGATCGTCGGGCAGGCCATTGCTGGGGTGGGCTTTGGTGCTTCGTTCACCGCTTCGCTGCGGCTCATTTTTCCGTTGGCTGCGGAGAATCAGCGGGCTGGGGTTGTCGCGGGGATCTACCTGGTGTCGTACCTGGCGCTGGGGGTGCCGATCGTGATCGAGGGGCAGTTGGTGGGTCCGCTTGGCGAGGTACCGGCCGTGTTCTGGTACACGGTTTTCGCGATTCTGCTGGCCTTGATCAGTCTCGTCGCTCAGCTGCGGCTCAAGAGCCAGGGATCGCCGGGGACCTTGTCCGGGCGGAACCCGTTGGATCCGGCCAAGGTGGCCGCTGAGGCGAGTCCCGCGGCGAGCGCTTCCGGTAGGTGA
- a CDS encoding Gfo/Idh/MocA family protein: MTQLKVGLIGGGGIASAHIKGYREHSAKIGITAVADAVEETAKARGEELGATPYTDYTQMLAAEELDAVDICLPHHLHRDAIVAAAQAGKHILCEKPLCLSAGEAADVRKAVTENNVTLMCAHNQLFMPAVAKAKELLDAGTIGTVYEVRTTDSFYNDFDPANMGWRASAKTSGGGELIDTGYHPTYLMLHLAGGLPVEATAMLSTHRLKFMEGEDSAQVLIRFDNGVVGQMVTSWAYQPAPNTERFSVVGELGSLRSDGNSVTTQLRSGETETVELEPVDTFVAEIGHFADSLHGKTRPIHTEEEGIAVLGILLAAYEGSRSKTIAPIG, translated from the coding sequence ATGACGCAGCTCAAGGTCGGACTCATCGGCGGTGGCGGGATCGCCTCCGCACACATCAAGGGCTATCGCGAGCACTCCGCCAAGATCGGCATCACCGCCGTCGCCGACGCAGTCGAGGAAACGGCCAAGGCCCGCGGCGAGGAGCTGGGCGCGACGCCGTACACCGACTACACCCAGATGCTCGCAGCAGAAGAACTCGACGCCGTCGACATCTGCCTTCCGCACCATCTGCACAGGGACGCGATCGTCGCCGCGGCCCAAGCAGGCAAGCACATCCTCTGCGAGAAGCCGCTCTGCCTCTCAGCGGGGGAAGCCGCCGACGTGCGCAAGGCGGTCACCGAGAACAACGTCACGCTGATGTGCGCGCACAACCAGCTGTTCATGCCGGCCGTGGCGAAGGCGAAGGAGCTGCTCGACGCCGGAACGATCGGCACGGTCTACGAAGTACGGACCACGGACAGCTTCTACAACGACTTCGACCCGGCGAACATGGGCTGGCGGGCGAGCGCGAAGACGAGTGGCGGCGGCGAGCTGATCGACACCGGGTACCACCCGACGTACCTGATGTTGCACCTGGCCGGCGGCCTCCCGGTCGAGGCGACCGCGATGCTGTCGACGCACCGGCTGAAGTTCATGGAGGGCGAGGATTCGGCGCAGGTCCTCATCCGGTTCGACAACGGCGTCGTCGGGCAGATGGTGACCAGTTGGGCGTACCAGCCGGCGCCGAACACCGAGCGGTTCTCGGTGGTCGGCGAGCTGGGGTCGTTGCGCAGCGACGGCAACTCGGTCACCACCCAACTCCGGTCCGGTGAGACCGAGACGGTCGAGCTGGAGCCGGTCGACACCTTCGTCGCGGAGATCGGGCACTTCGCCGACTCGCTGCACGGAAAGACCCGTCCGATCCACACCGAGGAGGAGGGCATCGCCGTGCTCGGCATCCTGCTCGCCGCCTACGAAGGATCCCGCTCGAAGACCATCGCCCCGATCGGCTGA
- a CDS encoding PHP domain-containing protein, which produces MELPGDGHVHSEYSWDADQGAMDLTCARAVELGLPSIAFTEHVDYTPFRAGFLDDKFPDLVTDGILHATELDAQGYLESVDKCRAKYPDLRILTGMEIGQPHLHDAELKKLLAQGTFDRLLGSLHCLLDGTEYAEPWELFPHRPADEVFREYLLEIPRMVAGSDLFEVFAHIDYPIRSWPDTATPFAPEDFEDELRHALRALADGDRALEINTRLPLHPTILGWWREEGGQRVAFGSDAHLPEALAAGLASAATLAGSNGFRPDKVPGDPWLLSRS; this is translated from the coding sequence ATGGAGCTGCCAGGCGACGGCCATGTCCACAGCGAATACTCCTGGGATGCCGACCAAGGAGCGATGGACCTGACTTGCGCGCGAGCCGTCGAGCTTGGCCTCCCATCGATCGCCTTCACCGAGCACGTCGACTACACGCCCTTCCGCGCCGGCTTCCTCGATGACAAGTTCCCCGACCTCGTCACCGACGGCATCCTGCACGCCACCGAGCTCGACGCGCAGGGCTATCTGGAGTCGGTCGACAAGTGCCGAGCGAAGTACCCGGACCTGCGGATCCTCACCGGCATGGAGATCGGCCAGCCGCACCTCCACGACGCCGAGCTCAAGAAACTGCTTGCCCAAGGCACCTTCGACCGACTGCTCGGCTCACTGCACTGCCTGCTCGACGGCACCGAGTACGCCGAACCATGGGAGCTCTTCCCCCACCGCCCCGCCGACGAGGTCTTCCGCGAGTACCTCCTCGAGATCCCGCGCATGGTCGCCGGCTCGGACCTGTTCGAGGTGTTCGCCCACATCGACTACCCCATCCGCTCCTGGCCCGACACCGCCACCCCCTTCGCTCCAGAAGACTTCGAAGACGAACTGCGGCACGCCCTCAGAGCACTGGCCGACGGTGATCGCGCCCTGGAGATCAACACCCGCCTCCCGCTCCACCCGACGATTCTCGGGTGGTGGCGGGAGGAGGGCGGCCAGCGCGTCGCCTTCGGCAGCGACGCTCACCTACCGGAAGCGCTCGCCGCGGGACTCGCCTCAGCGGCCACCTTGGCCGGATCCAACGGGTTCCGCCCGGACAAGGTCCCCGGCGATCCCTGGCTCTTGAGCCGCAGCTGA
- a CDS encoding MarR family winged helix-turn-helix transcriptional regulator, with amino-acid sequence MDAEAETLDRLVQTSFTVMAVLSQAAAAHDLSLTQLRVLAILRDHQPKMAELAAHLGLDRSSVSGLVDRSAKRGLVRRTASKDDARAVHVSLTPAGHRLAATLTVEIADALAPLTAKLPPAEQKRLGILLAKLLD; translated from the coding sequence ATGGACGCAGAAGCCGAAACGCTCGACCGCCTGGTGCAGACGTCGTTCACCGTGATGGCCGTGCTGAGCCAAGCGGCCGCCGCGCACGACCTGTCGCTCACTCAACTGCGGGTCCTCGCGATCCTGCGCGACCATCAGCCCAAGATGGCCGAGCTCGCCGCCCACCTGGGCCTCGACCGGTCCTCGGTGAGCGGCCTGGTCGACCGCTCGGCCAAACGCGGGCTGGTACGCCGTACCGCGAGCAAGGACGACGCCAGAGCCGTCCACGTCAGCCTCACCCCGGCCGGCCACCGCCTCGCCGCGACCCTGACCGTCGAGATCGCCGACGCCCTCGCCCCACTCACCGCCAAGCTGCCCCCCGCCGAGCAGAAGAGGCTCGGCATCCTCCTTGCCAAGCTCCTCGACTGA
- the sigJ gene encoding RNA polymerase sigma factor SigJ translates to MTGGDPKLSVIMSERRQLINLAYRLLGSLADAEDVVQETYARWYAMSREKQDAIETPAAWLTTVASRICLDLLGSARVRRESYVGEWIPEPVPDQAETDPADRVTLDESVNMAFLVVLESMTPAERVAFILHDVFRYPFPEVAEIVGRTPAACRQLATSARRRLRTSQTPPPPEAERAAIVRSFKQAWEAKDIQALIGLLDPAAVSIGDGGGLATAALYPVEGGETIARYFVDLAERRGSLTIEERTVNGQPGLVVLDEGAAAAVLAFDLDGDKIKHIWAVRNPEKLRPWTTN, encoded by the coding sequence GTGACCGGTGGCGACCCGAAGCTGAGCGTGATCATGAGCGAGCGGCGGCAGCTGATCAACCTCGCGTACCGGCTGCTCGGCTCGCTGGCGGACGCGGAGGACGTAGTACAGGAGACGTACGCGCGCTGGTACGCGATGTCGCGGGAGAAGCAGGACGCGATCGAGACGCCGGCCGCCTGGCTGACGACCGTGGCGAGCCGGATCTGCCTCGACCTGCTCGGCTCAGCGCGGGTACGCCGGGAGAGCTACGTCGGCGAGTGGATCCCCGAGCCGGTACCTGACCAGGCCGAGACCGATCCCGCCGACCGCGTCACCCTCGACGAGTCGGTCAACATGGCCTTCCTGGTCGTCCTCGAATCGATGACCCCGGCCGAACGCGTCGCCTTCATCCTGCACGACGTGTTCCGCTACCCGTTCCCGGAAGTCGCCGAGATCGTCGGCCGTACGCCGGCAGCCTGCCGCCAACTGGCGACGTCCGCCCGCCGTCGCCTCCGCACCTCGCAAACCCCACCACCTCCCGAGGCCGAACGCGCCGCGATCGTCCGAAGCTTCAAGCAGGCCTGGGAAGCGAAGGACATCCAGGCCCTCATCGGCCTGCTCGACCCGGCGGCCGTCTCGATCGGCGACGGCGGCGGCCTGGCCACCGCGGCCCTCTACCCGGTCGAAGGCGGCGAGACCATCGCCCGGTACTTCGTCGACCTCGCCGAACGCCGAGGCAGCCTGACCATCGAGGAACGCACCGTCAACGGCCAGCCCGGCCTGGTCGTCCTCGACGAAGGCGCCGCCGCCGCAGTACTCGCCTTCGACCTGGACGGCGACAAGATCAAACACATCTGGGCAGTCCGCAACCCAGAAAAACTCCGCCCCTGGACCACGAACTGA